Proteins encoded within one genomic window of Lysinibacillus louembei:
- the rfbH gene encoding lipopolysaccharide biosynthesis protein RfbH encodes MYNIGEIISIEGKVQAVVACTKKIIITMLYEKNEVHLDKTEEYTFDELEKKIIVKIGVITQELLEKVKRKLIFNNVEEFYDLFHQQKEFIAGESQLSYAGKVYNKDEMIALTDASLDFWLTSGRFSKQFEKEFAKYLGVKYALLTNSGSSANLLAVSALTSPKLGEKRLLPGDEVITVAAGFPTTVAPIIQNGLVPVFVDVDLGTYNISVDQIELAISKKTKAIVIAHTMGNPFNLDIVMKVANKYDLWVIEDNCDALGAKYSGKLTGTHGHIGTSSFYPPHHMTMGEGGAVYTSNPQLKMILESFRDWGRDCWCPSGCDNTCKKRFDWQLGELPLGYDHKYTYSHIGYNLKVTDMQAAIGIEQLGKLPNFIEKRNHNFKRLKENLLVVEEHLILPIATENSEPSWFGFIITIKDGNKVSRNKMTQYLETHKVQTRMLFAGNLIKQPAFQNIKYRVASDLINTDKIMYDTFLVGVYPGLTDAMIDYMSQKIIEAVKFAGI; translated from the coding sequence ATGTATAACATAGGTGAAATAATATCTATTGAAGGAAAGGTACAAGCTGTTGTAGCATGTACTAAAAAAATAATCATAACAATGCTTTATGAAAAAAATGAAGTACACTTAGATAAAACAGAAGAGTATACATTTGATGAGCTAGAGAAAAAAATAATTGTAAAAATAGGTGTGATCACACAAGAATTGTTAGAAAAAGTTAAACGTAAACTAATTTTTAATAATGTTGAAGAGTTTTATGATTTATTTCATCAACAGAAAGAGTTTATTGCTGGAGAGAGTCAATTGAGTTATGCAGGGAAAGTTTATAATAAAGATGAAATGATTGCTTTGACTGATGCATCCTTAGACTTTTGGTTAACATCAGGGAGATTTTCCAAGCAATTTGAAAAAGAGTTTGCAAAATATCTAGGGGTTAAATATGCATTGTTGACTAATTCTGGTTCTTCAGCTAATTTACTGGCGGTGTCGGCATTAACTTCACCTAAGTTAGGAGAAAAACGTCTACTGCCAGGGGATGAGGTAATCACTGTAGCTGCTGGCTTTCCGACAACTGTTGCTCCGATTATTCAAAACGGATTAGTTCCAGTGTTTGTGGATGTAGATTTAGGCACATATAATATCTCTGTTGACCAAATTGAGCTAGCTATATCAAAGAAAACGAAAGCAATAGTTATCGCACATACAATGGGGAACCCATTTAATTTAGATATTGTTATGAAAGTAGCTAATAAATATGATTTGTGGGTAATCGAAGATAATTGTGACGCGCTTGGCGCAAAGTATAGTGGCAAATTGACAGGTACACATGGACATATTGGTACATCAAGTTTTTACCCACCTCACCATATGACAATGGGAGAAGGCGGGGCTGTTTATACAAGCAATCCGCAGTTAAAAATGATTTTAGAATCATTTAGAGACTGGGGAAGAGATTGTTGGTGTCCTTCGGGGTGCGATAATACATGTAAGAAGAGATTTGATTGGCAACTAGGTGAACTTCCATTAGGCTATGACCATAAATATACATACTCACATATTGGCTATAATTTGAAAGTAACTGATATGCAGGCAGCTATAGGTATAGAACAATTGGGGAAATTGCCTAATTTTATAGAAAAGCGAAATCATAATTTTAAACGTTTAAAAGAGAACTTATTAGTAGTGGAGGAGCATTTAATTTTACCAATAGCTACTGAAAATAGTGAACCAAGTTGGTTTGGATTTATCATAACTATTAAAGATGGAAATAAGGTTTCACGTAATAAAATGACGCAATATTTAGAAACACATAAAGTGCAAACACGTATGTTGTTTGCAGGAAATCTAATTAAACAACCTGCTTTTCAAAATATCAAATACCGTGTGGCTAGTGATTTAATTAATACGGACAAAATTATGTATGATACATTCTTAGTTGGAGTTTATCCAGGATTAACTGATGCAATGATAGATTATATGAGTCAAAAAATTATTGAGGCAGTCAAGTTTGCTGGAATTTAA
- a CDS encoding acylneuraminate cytidylyltransferase family protein: MKPKILAIIPARGGSKGVPRKNIRDFAGKPLIAWTIEEAKKSKYLSRTILSSEDEEIIAVAEQYDCEVPFVRPLILAQDDTPGIVPVLHAIEQCPGFDYVVLLQPTSPLRTVEDIDGCIEKILYHQADFCVSVTEPEKSPYWMYTMNEHEIMKPLFKLESIPSRRQDLRKVYALNGAIYVAKVDKLLQEKSFLTANTLGYVMSEEKSFDIDNLRDFKVCEYLHLENLDS; this comes from the coding sequence ATGAAGCCTAAGATTTTAGCAATCATTCCAGCACGTGGTGGCTCTAAGGGAGTACCTCGTAAGAATATTCGAGATTTTGCGGGGAAACCATTAATTGCTTGGACTATTGAAGAAGCAAAGAAATCTAAATATCTAAGTCGTACGATTTTATCATCAGAAGATGAAGAAATAATAGCAGTAGCGGAGCAATATGATTGCGAAGTTCCATTTGTGCGGCCATTAATATTGGCACAAGATGATACACCAGGAATTGTGCCTGTATTACATGCAATTGAGCAGTGTCCAGGTTTTGATTATGTTGTTTTATTACAGCCAACTTCCCCGTTGCGAACTGTGGAAGATATTGATGGTTGCATTGAGAAAATCTTATATCATCAAGCGGATTTTTGTGTTTCTGTAACTGAACCAGAAAAATCCCCTTATTGGATGTATACTATGAATGAGCATGAAATAATGAAACCTTTGTTTAAATTAGAAAGTATCCCTTCAAGAAGACAAGATTTGCGCAAGGTATATGCTTTAAACGGTGCTATCTATGTCGCTAAAGTCGACAAATTATTACAGGAAAAATCATTTTTAACCGCTAATACGCTTGGATATGTAATGTCTGAAGAGAAATCCTTTGATATTGATAATTTAAGAGATTTTAAGGTATGTGAATATCTTCATCTAGAGAATTTAGATAGTTAA
- the rfbG gene encoding CDP-glucose 4,6-dehydratase, producing MVNPAFWKGKTVFLTGHTGFKGSWLSIWLSSMGAEVTGFALEPPTSPSLFKLAGVENLISSNIGDIRDSDELERAMIKTKPDIVIHMAAQPLVKESYIKPVETYSTNVMGTVNLFESIRKCSSVKVVINVTTDKVYENKEWVWGYREQDSLGGYDPYSSSKAGSELVTTSYKYSFFNPAEYANHGVSIASVRAGNVIGGGDWAKDRLVPDCIHSLLKNEVITVRNPHAIRPWQHVLEPLNGYLLLTEKLYEEGVNYSGAWNFASRDEDSKPVEWIVQKIIEKWGGEKSQYKIDDNKHPHEAGCLKLDCSKAKTILGWQQKWQLEMAIEMIVEWFKEAQIERDMLGVCLRQITLYMNE from the coding sequence TTGGTGAATCCAGCTTTCTGGAAAGGTAAAACAGTATTTTTAACAGGTCATACAGGCTTTAAAGGTTCATGGCTATCTATATGGCTTTCTTCAATGGGAGCAGAAGTGACAGGTTTTGCGTTAGAACCACCTACAAGCCCTTCTTTATTTAAATTGGCAGGGGTAGAAAATCTAATATCTTCAAATATTGGAGATATTAGAGATAGTGATGAGCTTGAAAGAGCAATGATTAAAACAAAACCAGATATTGTTATTCATATGGCAGCTCAACCTTTAGTTAAAGAATCATATATTAAACCTGTTGAAACATATTCGACAAATGTGATGGGGACAGTTAATTTATTTGAAAGTATTCGGAAATGCTCCTCAGTTAAGGTTGTAATAAATGTAACAACAGATAAGGTATATGAAAATAAGGAATGGGTATGGGGGTATCGTGAACAAGATTCATTAGGTGGATACGACCCCTATTCCAGTAGTAAAGCAGGATCAGAACTAGTTACGACATCTTATAAGTATTCTTTTTTCAATCCAGCAGAGTATGCTAATCATGGGGTTTCTATTGCTTCAGTTAGAGCTGGTAATGTAATTGGAGGAGGAGATTGGGCGAAGGATAGACTAGTACCTGATTGTATCCATTCATTATTAAAAAATGAAGTAATTACAGTTAGAAATCCCCATGCTATAAGACCATGGCAACATGTACTAGAGCCTTTGAATGGTTATTTATTATTAACAGAAAAATTATATGAAGAAGGGGTAAATTATTCAGGAGCATGGAATTTTGCTTCAAGGGATGAAGACTCCAAGCCAGTCGAGTGGATTGTGCAAAAAATAATTGAAAAATGGGGAGGTGAAAAAAGTCAATATAAAATTGATGATAATAAACATCCTCATGAAGCAGGGTGTTTAAAATTGGATTGTTCAAAGGCAAAAACAATTTTAGGTTGGCAGCAGAAATGGCAATTGGAAATGGCAATTGAGATGATTGTCGAGTGGTTTAAGGAAGCCCAAATAGAAAGGGATATGCTAGGTGTATGCCTAAGACAAATCACTTTATATATGAATGAATAA
- the rfbF gene encoding glucose-1-phosphate cytidylyltransferase → MKVVILAGGFGTRISEESHLKPKPMIEIGNKPIIWHIMKMYAHYGYNDFVICLGYKGYAIKEYFAHYFLHESDVTFDFNTNEQIIHQAHAEPWKVTLVNTGLETMTGGRLKRVKEYIGDKTFMFTYGDGVSDINIEELVKFHKSHGKQATVTTVQPSGRFGALDLAENGEVLGFKEKPKGDGGWINAGFFVLEPEIIDYIDGDETIFESEPLQNLATRGQLQAFSHGGFWQPMDTLRDKNFLESLWKKDEAPWKLW, encoded by the coding sequence ATGAAAGTAGTAATCTTAGCTGGAGGATTTGGAACTAGAATTAGTGAAGAATCCCATTTAAAACCAAAACCTATGATAGAAATAGGAAATAAGCCTATTATATGGCACATAATGAAGATGTATGCTCATTATGGCTATAATGATTTTGTCATTTGCTTAGGTTACAAAGGGTATGCAATCAAAGAGTATTTTGCTCATTACTTCTTACACGAATCAGATGTAACATTTGATTTTAATACTAACGAGCAAATTATACATCAAGCCCATGCTGAACCATGGAAAGTAACTTTAGTGAACACAGGGTTAGAGACTATGACAGGTGGGCGTTTAAAGCGTGTCAAAGAATACATAGGAGATAAAACTTTTATGTTTACCTATGGAGACGGTGTGTCTGATATTAATATTGAGGAGCTTGTAAAATTCCATAAATCACATGGAAAACAAGCAACAGTAACAACGGTACAACCCAGTGGACGTTTTGGAGCATTAGATTTGGCTGAGAATGGAGAGGTTTTAGGATTCAAAGAAAAACCTAAGGGTGATGGTGGATGGATTAATGCTGGATTCTTTGTACTTGAGCCTGAAATAATTGACTATATCGATGGTGATGAAACAATATTTGAATCTGAACCTTTGCAAAACTTAGCAACTAGAGGTCAATTACAGGCATTTAGTCATGGAGGGTTTTGGCAACCGATGGATACTTTGCGTGATAAAAATTTTTTAGAGTCTCTTTGGAAAAAAGATGAAGCGCCATGGAAACTTTGGTGA